One Macadamia integrifolia cultivar HAES 741 unplaced genomic scaffold, SCU_Mint_v3 scaffold559, whole genome shotgun sequence genomic window, GTCACTCACACCGaagtgtttagtgttcttcactactttcaatgaaatttgaatggttctcattcaaccctagtaAGACCCAAtctatgcagttgtggggttagtTTTCAGTATGGGCCGGCGGGACTAGTTAAGTTAAAAGGGTTGGATACTtgtcgttagccaaaaaaaaaaaaaaatcaattggaaAACAAGTGTTAGTTACTTGGACACCCCCTATACTATGGCTAGATTGCTTAACACTCCAAaagtttaaaaattttactttaagGCCCATGAAACCTGACGGTGTTAATTTGCTGCTAGTGGTTGAATGAAGAGGCCACTTCACTCTTATGAGgccaaacactttttttttttggaaatttatcgcgccaccccctggagaatttcacaattataagatcaccccctttgtttcatcaaattatacTTACACTCCCTATCGTCAGTCACTATTAAGGAATATACTAtagttgctgacatcagcaactatattttattttaaatataaaaattcccTTATTAAGTaggaagtaccaaaaatacccttaccaTAAGTTAATATTTCTTTACCCAAATCGATAGGTTTTGGACCCATTCCAAGACCTAATTTATCTTTCTCTCAAATAGCCGTTATTGGACCACCGACAATCGTTCATAGCAGTGGCAGCGGCATCAGCGACGAACGGCAACCCGAAGCACCTGAGGGTATAATGGTTAATAAACATTATAAACCATTACAGTATGAACAAAGAGAGTATAGAGCTTGCTGAGCTTACCCAATGAAGCAGGCAACAACCTAGAAATATGGGTGTCTGTGAGACCCAATATAGTTAGGTTTCCACAGTCACCAATTtcatttgggatttttttgacGACATCTTTGTTCCCTCCGGCACTAAGGACTTCTAGGCTAGATAGTTTTCCAAGCTCCGATGGTAGAGAACTCCCAAGACAGTTATCTaagagaagaagattttaaAGGCTAATGCAGTTCCCAATCTCcgctagaatttttttttttggatgatttttttttaataaaaccccaaaaaccATTGGATTTATTTTAAAGAGACTTACATAATCTTTAAAATCAAACAATTCAACACAAGAAAAAAAGCTTCAGAATATCCGACTTCAgtaattttctttgattcaGAGTTAAGAATAGCATCTAAATACTAGCATAAAAAATTCCTAAAAGGAAACTGTATAATTGAAAGGAGCTCCTAATTGAATAAGCTGAATCCCATATCATCAtcactttcttccttgggctcttccttcttctcctccactACAGGAGCAGCTGTGGTAGCACCAGCACTTGCGCCTCCAGTTGGGGCAACAATAGCAATGGCGGCAGCAGCACCACCACTGGAACCCACATTCGTAATAAGGTCTTCAATATTCCTCTTCTCTACCAGTTTAGCAAATAAGCTAGGCCAACATGATTCAACCGCCACATTCACAGCTTTCACCATGGTTGCAATCTTTTCTGCCGTGACGAAAATCCCATCATCATGGAGGAGCAAAGCAGCATAAGTGCAAGCGATTTCACTGACTGACATGAGAGAAGTTCCTTCGAAGCCTGACTGCTCCCTTCTCAGCTGGAATCTTGCCTGTGAGCTGGTTGGAGTTCAAGATTAAGTCTTGGAGGTTCCTGAGCTTACCAATACTTGTAGGAATGCTACCCACGAGACTGTTGGAGATGAGGTCAAGGACTGTGAGCGAAGGGTAGTCTCCAATGTCAATGGGGATAGTTTCGATGAGGTTAGCGTCGCAGATAATAAGTTGTTCGAGGAAAGCGAAGGAGGAGAGATTGGAAGGGACGTGGATGGTATATTGGTTAAAACAAAGAGTTTTTTAATGTTAAGGGTATAATGGTTATTTTAACTCTACACTTAACATtgactgacggtaaggggtttgagtataatttggtgaaacagaggcagtggtcttataattgtggcattctccatgGGGTGGCGCGttaaatttctcttttttttcaagcTAAACAATTGCTTCAATACCATAAGGGCACTCTCCTCTCTGACCATATCTCTTCAACCAAACCTCTGGTTTAATACCATAAGGGTACTAATGCAGgaatagattacaagaaactaccctagcagtttataaccccaaacaatacaaataagattatgaaacaaagaaaaaagaccatcaaataaacccccaaggatacaatacccatacaggagcaaaaTCAACCAAAAACCCAATCTGATAGGAGAGAGACACCTGTAATATAGCTGGGCAAAAAGAGATGCGgtcaggtctgtaggagtccaattGAGTTGTATTCTTGGGCATAGATAGTCCCttgggagggtacaaaaacccccaaatttaaGAGGATTTTGACAGCtagttgtgaagttacaagctttcttgattttcttacctaggagagagaaaactgagaagaaccttcaagaacaacagCTGAATgtttccaacagtgactaggtcaGGAttgtgggacccttatgagacttgaaataccctgattgaagacctggatAAACAAAGTataaaagagagaatgagaggagcTCGATCTCTTTCCTATTCCTACTAAGATTGCTGATCAtttctgatttctggagactttttATCATaatctgaattatacctcttgaatgttatagtaaataaattagaaaaggaagaataaaacagatgggggttgagaagggtgaaagagaataaaggaagtggctatctcagcctgggcttctcacccacaactatctcagctgctgtaagcatttagttgcaagctttctttcattccaaaatctgtccaataacaataaatatgcctctctatttatagagagaaagtttacaatcatattAAGATTATGAGCTAGTTTTCAAggaggactagacactcctactacaactagaaattcaaaataggactaagaCTTAACTTTATGACTTTAACATGGAATatgactaactaactaatagtccatatagaactttacaaccaaccaatggcctaatagacctttattgaattaaataacaactaattaaactaatgaattaaatcccattttcttacattctacccatattttaggcccattaaagtggcttatTTCAAAGAAAtcccataggatcaaaggcccaatacatatataacacaaTCTAAGGCTTATTTAgaataaaataagcctaagtgacttatctacatcaactcgccctctcttggaaaaaatttgtcctcgaattttgcagagtgtgagggtgattatgtCATGATGTGCATCCCTCTTCAAgccatagaaaaattcaggttgCTCATTGATAACAAAGATGTaatctagaatgtgaggagctcgatcttcaagatactttaatgggatgacgaactccacatgctcaattTCAACATCTTCGGATATATCCATAGGTTCATCTACATATGTgcctttgatctcttctaactttATAGCAAtataaagctcttttggttcatctacctaGTGGTTCCCAACCgttccattgatggttcaagcacaacttcattcttgaactccttaggatcttcctcttggctgttcatAATATCActgttgttgtagtgtcaagttcctcggtctcaacctcattgtccattatggcaaccttgttgctttcgaatTCTTCCACGTGAGTCTTGTTGATGGAAACATCAATGATTAGTTTTTCCTTGACAATAGGAATGGCTAAAAATTTTTCGatactaacctcaacttttgactctagttcactggtcagaggtgtcttctcttgttgctcctttgcaataAAGGtcgatgattccttcatgctcttgttaattgtgggtggcttttggatatctggtggaaggaagtacctGCTTCATTCATGCTCAGttaggtacatgcctgccaactcatatTGCATCTCGTCCCATGTTCTATGTTTACatccttgagcttgaagttgcctttcatggACTCTCTATTGCATTGAACACAATCATTCATTTGGGAACATGCATAATGGCATTTTTGTGTCTCTATTAAGTTGTGGTTGTAaaagtacatgtccaattcacgcaaccattcaaggaattccccatgaaaataaTATGGTtgatcattagattgggcagcagTAGATGTATTATGATGGGAGTCTTCTAGAGGGAAGAAACTTCTTTAGATAAATACAAGGAGATATTGGGTCGCTAACTCGTACTTCATTTCTCCCTAAGCCTtaggctcatgtcctcgaactcgGAGTCATTTTTTATGGACTCTCCACCATTCTCGAGCACAACTAACCAATCGAGAGCACGCATATCGaagcttttgtgtctctgtcaagttatagtagtcaaagTATTCCTCTAGAGAATCTAGCCAATTAAGGGTATAGAATAAATCCCTATGTCCAGCAAAGTAATGAACTCCTAGAACCATCTTCAGTTAGGGATGGGGTTGGGTTTCGATTGGGACGATGggtaaaaggatttttttttttgagagaaagGGAGTCACAGGGAGTTGTGTTTCAATAGAGTAAGGGATATTTCGGCCCACTTAATACAGgaatagattacaagaaactaccccaatagtttataaccccaaacaatacaaatatgactatgaaacagagaaacaagaccattaaataaacccccaatgatacaataaccatataggagcaaaactagcccaaaacccaacctgataggagagagaaaaacctaCAATATGGTTGGatagagagaggtgcggctaggtctgtaggagtccaattgagctgcactcttgagCGTAGATAATTCTTAGAGAGGGTATAAAAAcctccaaagttgagaggattttgacAGCTGATTGTGAAGTtataagctttcttgattttctgacctaggagagagaaaactgagaagaaccttcaagaataGTAGCTGAATgtttccaacagtgactaggtaaggatcgtgagacccttatgaggcctggaataccctgattgaaaaCCTGACTGAATaaagtacagaagagagaaagagagatcgatcgatctctctcctattcctaCTAGGATTGTTgattggattttatttctaGAGGTTTTTTATTAGAATAtgaattatacctcttgaatgttatagcaaataaatttaaaaaataaaataaaatagatgggATATTGAGaaaggtgaaagagaataaaaaaagtgGTTATCTCAGCTCGggctcacccacagctatcttaGCTGCTTTAAGCATTTAATtgtaaactttctttcattccaaaatctgtctaataacAGTACATATGCTTCTCTATTTAtggaggggaagtttacaatcaaactaagactaggagctagtttccaaagaggactagacactcctactataactaggaattcaaaataggactaggaattGACTTTATGACTTCAACATGAAGTatgactaactaactaatagtctatATAGGATTTTACAACCAACCAATGTCCTAATGAGtattgaatcaaataaaaaataattaaactaatgaattaaatatcattttcttaccttctacccatattttaggtctaTTAAAGTGGCACATTTCAAAGAAaccccatgggatcaaaggcccaacacatatataacacaacccaaggtttatttgcaataaaataagcctaagtgacttatctatatCAGGTACTCTCCTCTCTTGCCAAATCTCTATAAATACAGTTTGTTATGGTAAATTCAAGCCTTCCCACAATCGTCAATGATTTCATCTCTTCGCTCTCCACAACTTAGACAACCCAACCCCCACAACCCTTTGTTCTCACATGGTGGAAAATCACCAATAAATatggatccagatcctctccaacgatTGTCCCGCCATCAGCTCTCCACCCCTCACAAGAAAGCAACCAAACACATAAGGGGAgatgcttgtgaaaagttgGAGAGCCAATGGAGAGAAaattgttggagaggatcccaatctAATAAATACTACCACCTTAGATCCAAGAAACCCTCTTCCCTCTCCCTCCATCTGGGTAATTAGATCCTAGATGAGAGCTGACCCATGTCAGGTGAAGGCCATTGCAGGAAGAAATCATTTGATAGCTCTTGAAAAGTGACAACAAAATAGCTCTCCAACCccttagagagaaaaaaatttagtGTATACCCAAATTGTAAAAAGTCAAAAGAGGCATCAGTTGGTGCTAACAGACATACTATGGGTGAGGCTAATCCAAATCTAGATACATCTTCAATTACACATATGAGATTAGAACCAAATTGATATCCAATCCAAAACTTAAATGGAATCTAGATACAGAGTGTATTCATAATGGATCTAGATGTCTTCGCTTGATCCTACCTGCTTTTATATAAAACACATATTCTTGCTGAAATCTCTCACTAGCAAAGCAACTTGTTCCGCTCACCGCCAGAGGTGAGCAGAGGAATGCCATTAATGTTATATTGCTTCCGGCTTTGTACACCCTTTCCACATCTTCATGCTTGACATTGGTTGGGGCTTCGTTCCTCTTCGGGATCTGCAAATCATGAGCAAAGAGAGGAGAGGTTTGCGGTGGGGAGATGTTCAATGATGAAACGAAGAACttcattattttaattaaagGGTATAAGAGTCTATTCACTATCGTTAAAGGGTAGTTTGGGTATTTATGTTTTTTAACCCATGATGTCATCGCTAAACGATGACTTAGGGGTGTTTGCCTGAACCAGTAAAATCGATCGTAAAACCGACCAAAAAAACCTAGACCGaatattggattggttttagaGAGGTATTTTGGGACCGGCTGAAAACCTAACCAAACAGAACCAACCAATAACcaaaatgattgaaaaaaaaatgattatgaggTTATAAATAGTTGAATtaattatccattttttacaatattagcaAGGATATTTTTTGTTATAAAGGGAATTATTACAAATCAATGACTATGAGGTTATGAATATGGAAATTGATGTAAATagtaacaatgcttccattgagcTACTTGTTTAccatacaaaattagttggatagttaaataaatgattggatagttttttcttttttcttttttggtgatagtagggttcattttgtgatttcaatattagttgtCTTCTTAACAATTAATTATcatttgatttcaatattagttatctttcccttacgaTGATAAACTATGATTTCGTCATAAATATAAAGTGTTTTTGCCAAATCCGATCACTCCTTACTTGAGAACTTTTGAATTATGTAGTTCACTTAGATGGTCATTGGGTTATGGATCGAAATATGGATTGAtacaaaaatgtacaaaaaTTTTCTTAATGTGCAGACTTttgatttcttattattttttgtgtttaGCGGGGCTGTCAACAATtcgttatctcattcctcctttcataaaagtatGTTGGGTGATGAGTTATCTTGGTGGTGGACATAATGCATGTAGAACGCTTTGGTTTGACTGATCTATATAGTAAGTCAGGTAGACAACCGATATCTTATTGTAAACTGTTGTTTTAAGCTTGTGGCCGATTTGTAGTGATGCGTTAGATTGACAACTGTCACTTATTATAATTGGCCATAGctcgtcaatctttttgcatgtaTCCTCTCACTCgcccttgcttggaatctctatGTAATctacccattaagttgggataaggttttggatgttgttttgtttattgttatgaatgtaagatttcattatggttcaagtccGATAATAAACCAATTTAAATCGGTATTAACTCGATAttaagaaatcaaaataaattgaaatcaaactggatcgaaatcgaaaccgatcaaaagtcaaaattccttaatgggttggttttgatctctctctttcttagagTGAAACT contains:
- the LOC122069221 gene encoding 60S acidic ribosomal protein P1-like, with the translated sequence MSVSEIACTYAALLLHDDGIFVTAEKIATMVKAVNVAVESCWPSLFAKLVEKRNIEDLITNVGSSGGAAAAIAIVAPTGGASAGATTAAPVVEEKKEEPKEESDDDMGFSLFN